In Girardinichthys multiradiatus isolate DD_20200921_A chromosome 18, DD_fGirMul_XY1, whole genome shotgun sequence, a single window of DNA contains:
- the LOC124884420 gene encoding multidrug and toxin extrusion protein 1-like: MDTTSDKLFCCRWVRNKIPMAYRDELYHILRMTGPLLLSRILHYLLPFVVTMFCGRLGNDVMAGYGLASATINITTTATGCGLGMACDTLVSQTFGGKNLLRVGMILQRGIIILMLFCLPCWGLLINAEAILLCMGQEPEVARVAQLYITAFIPAVPAMFLYNLQVSYLQNQGIILPQLYTAALANILNLVTNYAFLYWMDLGVVGSAAANTLSQIYICAFLFAYIWWKKLYVKTWGGWSVESLQEWGSYMKLAIPSLLMTCFEWWVYEFGGFFAGMLSEDELAAQHAVIMIAFITYMFPLGIQAAACARVGNALGAGDTARALLASKLSLSLAATFALVEGIVLGCTKTVIGYIFTSDENIARIVSNLMNAYCFLQLFDGLVCVCTGIFLGTGKQRIPAVANFIAYYGIGLTMSVVLMFVAKLRVLGFWLGLLICVILHSTFYIIVIFRLNWKKMTEEAVKRAKKKTHLTLLGADVVLQNVNSTADGQRPNFVNSVDGYTPVKTQEHDGNSEIQVGQELEKQKSGRLSTTQLIIRRGLTMFAAVAFLAVGAAVHFLVPLPETHYTKNNFTLYWINATYAPHTVFSSVE, encoded by the exons ATGGATACAACCAGTGACAAACTTTTCTGCTGTAGATGGGTGCGCAACAAGATTCCCATGGCCTACAGAGATGAGCTCTACCACATCCTCAGGATGACAGGGCCTTTG ctTCTCTCCCGAATTCTCCATTACCTGCTTCCATTTGTCGTTACAATGTTCTGTGGGCGCCTGGGAAATGATGTGATGGCAGGTTATGGATTAGCCTCTGCA ACCATTAATATTACCACAACAGCCACAGGATGCGGTCTGGGTATGGCATGTGACACGTTGGTGTCCCAG ACGTTTGGAGGTAAGAATCTGCTACGAGTTGGAATGATCCTTCAGCGGGGcatcatcatcctgatgttgtTCTGTCTGCCCTGCTGGGGGCTGCTCATTAACGCCGAAGCCATCCTGCTATGCATGGGACAGGAACCCGAAGTGGCTAG AGTAGCCCAGCTGTATATCACAGCTTTTATTCCTGCAGTACCA GCCATGTTTCTTTATAACCTTCAGGTGTCCTACCTGCAGAACCAG GGAATAATCTTGCCACAACTGTACACCGCTGCTTTGGCGAACATTTTGAACCTTGTGACAAACTACGCCTTCCTTTACTGGATGGATCTGGGTGTTGT TGGTTCTGCAGCAGCCAACACTCTCTCTCAGATTTACATCTGTGCTTTTCTGTTTGCTTATATTTGGTGGAAAAAGCTATATGTAAAAACATGGGGAG GCTGGTCTGTTGAATCGCTGCAGGAGTGGGGATCCTACATGAAACTGGCCATCCCCAGCCTGTTAATGACTTGCTTCGAATGGTGGGTGTATGAGTTTGGGGGATTCTTTGCAG GAATGCTAAGTGAGGATGAGCTGGCAGCCCAACATGCTGTGATAATGATTGCTTTCATCACCTACATG TTCCCTCTTGGAATTCAAGCTGCAGCGTGTGCACGTGTAGGTAATGCTCTGGGTGCAGGAGACACCGCCAGGGCACTCCTTGCCAGCAAGTTGTCACTCAGTCTTGCAG ctaCCTTTGCTCTTGTCGAAGGTATCGTGCTGGGCTGCACTAAAACAGTCATTGGCTACATCTTCACCTCTGATGA GAATATTGCAAGAATTGTGTCGAACTTGATGAATGCGTACTGCTTTCTCCAGCTCTTTGATGGTCTTGTG TGTGTGTGCACAGGCATCTTCTTGGGAACAGGCAAACAGAGGATACCAGCTGTAGCAAATTTCATTGCCTACTACGGCATAGGGCTTACAATGAGtgtggttttaatgtttgttgCAAAGCTGAGAGTTTTAG GCTTTTGGCTCGGGCTGCTCATTTGTGTTATCCTGCATTCTACCTTCTACATTATTGTAATATTCAGGCTGAACTGGAAGAAGATGACAGAGGAG GCTGTCAAACGGGCCAAGAAAAAGACTCACCTGACACTGTTGGGTGCAGATGTCGTGTTACAAAACGTGAACAGCACAGCTGATGGTCAAAGACCAAACTTCGTAAAT tcAGTGGATGGCTACACACCTGTAAAGACCCAGGAACATGATGGGAACAGTGAGATACAAGTTGGACAAGAATTGGAAAAGCAGAAGAGCGGACGCCTCTCCACCACCCAGTTAATCATCAGGCGAGGCCTCACCATGTTTGCCGCGGTTGCCTTTCTGGCTGTGGGAGCAGCCGTGCACTTCCTCGTCCCCTTGCCAGAGACCCACTatacaaaaaacaactttactCTTTACTGGATCAATGCGACGTATGCTCCTCATACAGTTTTCTCCTCTGTGgaataa
- the LOC124884606 gene encoding multidrug and toxin extrusion protein 1-like gives MEVSSDRLFCCSWLRRRVPLAHREELYHILRMTGPLLLSRILNCLLPFVVTMFCGRLGNQVMAGYGLACATINVTTAATGYGLGLACDTLVSQTFGGKNLLEVGVILQRSIIILLLFCLPCWGLLINAQPILLCVGQDPEVARLAQLYITSFLPAVPAIFLHNLQVSYLQNQGIILPQLYTAALANIANVATNYLFLYWLNLGVSGSAAANTLSQIYICSFLFAYIRWKKLHAKTWEGWSVESLQGWGSYMKLAIPSTLMKCFEWWVYELGGFFAGMLSEDELAAQHAVIMVAFITYMFPLGIQAAACARVGNALGAGDSSRALLTSKVSLCLAAAFALVEGVVLGCSKTVIGFIFTSDEKIISLVSHLMNAYCFLQFFDGLVGVCTGIFLGTGKQKIPAVANFVGYYCIGLTLSVTLMFVAKLRVLGFWVGLLVCVILQSTFYITVIFRLNWEKLTEEAVKRAQRSAHMTLLDTSGLSDTKGTADQTPFNEKSAGGYISVSTGCQDGTTARQGGHEVQQLKDSHLSTTQLVIRRGLTMFAAVALLAVGAAVHFLVPLPEVKFEEGNHTATDWINATYTPDTIFSTMLVPNEELE, from the exons ATGGAAGTGTCCAGTGACAGGCTTTTCTGCTGCAGTTGGCTTCGCCGTAGGGTTCCTTTGGCCCACAGAGAGGAACTGTACCACATCCTGAGGATGACAGGGCCTCTG CTGCTGTCTCGAATTCTCAATTGCCTCCTGCCTTTTGTGGTTACAATGTTCTGTGGGCGTCTGGGGAATCAAGTGATGGCTGGTTATGGACTGGCTTGTGCT ACCATTAATGTTACCACTGCAGCAACAGGGTATGGTCTGGGACTGGCATGTGATACCCTGGTATCTCAG ACGTTTGGGGGTAAGAATCTGCTGGAGGTGGGAGTGATCCTTCAGAGGAGCATCATCATCTTACTGTTGTTCTGTCTGCCTTGCTGGGGGCTGCTCATCAATGCACAACCCATCCTGTTATGTGTGGGACAGGACCCTGAGGTGGCCAG ACTTGCCCAGCTCTATATAACATCCTTCCTTCCTGCAGTGCCA GCAATCTTTCTACACAACCTTCAGGTGTCTTACCTGCAGAACCAA GGTATAATTCTGCCACAACTCTATACAGCTGCCCTCGCAAACATAGCAAATGTTGCCACAAACTATCTCTTCCTTTACTGGCTGAACCTGGGAGTCAG TGGTTCTGCTGCGGCAAATACTTTGTCTCAGATATATATCTGTTCCTTTCTGTTTGCTTACATTCGTTGGAAGAAGCTCCATGCAAAAACATGGGAAG GTTGGTCAGTGGAATCACTGCAGGGCTGGGGCTCCTACATGAAACTGGCCATTCCCAGTACTTTGATGAAGTGTTTTGAGTGGTGGGTTTATGAACTTGGTGGATTCTTTGCAG GAATGCTGAGTGAGGATGAGCTGGCAGCCCAACATGCTGTGATAATGGTGGCTTTTATCACCTACATG TTTCCACTTGGTATTCAAGCTGCGGCATGTGCTAGAGTGGGGAATGCTCTTGGTGCAGGAGACAGCTCCAGGGCCCTACTGACCAGCAAGGTGTCGCTCTGTCTTGCAG CTGCCTTTGCGCTTGTGGAAGGTGTTGTGCTTGGGTGCTCCAAAACAGTGATTGGCTTCATCTTCACCTCTGATGA GAAGATTATCAGTTTGGTCTCACATTTGATGAATGCCTACTGTTTCCTTCAGTTCTTTGATGGACTTGTG GGTGTGTGCACAGGTATCTTCTTGGGAACAGGCAAACAGAAGATACCGGCTGTGGCTAATTTCGTTGGATACTACTGCATAGGGCTTACACTGAGTGTTACTTTAATGTTTGTTGCCAAACTGAGAGTTTTAG GTTTTTGGGTGGGACTACTGGTTTGTGTCATTTTGCAATCAACTTTCTACATAACAGTTATCTTCAGGCTGAACTGGGAGAAATTGACAGAGGAG gctGTGAAACGAGCTCAGAGATCCGCCCACATGACATTATTAGACACCTCTGGCCTCTCAGACACTAAAGGAACTGCAGATCAGACACCCTTCAATGAGAAA TCAGCAGGTGGATACATATCTGTCAGTACAGGGTGTCAGGATGGAACTACTGCAAGGCAAGGTGGCCATGAGGTCCAGCAGCTGAAAGACAGCCACCTCTCCACCACCCAGCTGGTCATCAGGAGAGGCCTTACCATGTTTGCTGCAGTTGCTCTTTTAGCTGTGGGAGCAGCTGTACACTTCCTTGTTCCTTTGCCAGAGGTCAAATTTGAAGAGGGCAACCATACTGCTACAGACTGGATCAATGCAACATATACTCCTGATACAATTTTCTCCACTATGCTGGTCCCTAATGAAGAGTTAGAGTGA